A genomic region of Microbacterium schleiferi contains the following coding sequences:
- a CDS encoding DUF6421 family protein, whose product MSTLSSPAPLTPFAPAEISASVETSPAWLRLRAAAEALHPLQVTDGSIPDAADHPAARAHVAAIVAAITELAPAFPHDASYLTALTRDFERWAGDGFGVPDFLDSLVEFQPQRHRVNGIRHLVVFPMYTQNGSRQRHVEAVLVEAIWPEFIAELESTDYGNALFVSLRLIDFTAGYDTNSAVLFPETVAMREIPTFTWGGIFQDREAARYRRVVRAAAEITKLDLPADAARMLDDPALAERTFVMWDLIHDRTHMRGDLPFDPFMIKQRMPYFLYALEELRCDLTAFRESVRIHARLQGRRDGGETLSATEDETLEHAQLVQYAVVFDRIFRFAITGSRMRNYDGLGGQLLFAWLHQRGVLHWTDTALTIDWDAVPAAVVALADRIDELYWASIDRPKPVHWLAAYDLIRETLPPHPASRWNRGLPDDVLAGPLSGYTDAVLDDEFPLSMFYEALEKKMRPVIASTSGIRATDA is encoded by the coding sequence ATGTCGACCCTGTCGTCCCCCGCTCCCCTCACACCGTTTGCTCCCGCCGAGATCAGTGCATCGGTGGAGACCTCGCCGGCGTGGCTTCGGCTGCGCGCCGCTGCCGAAGCGCTGCACCCGCTGCAGGTCACCGACGGCTCGATTCCGGATGCCGCAGACCACCCCGCGGCCCGCGCACACGTCGCGGCGATCGTGGCGGCAATCACCGAGTTGGCCCCGGCGTTCCCTCACGACGCCAGCTACCTCACTGCCCTCACGCGGGACTTCGAACGGTGGGCTGGCGACGGGTTCGGGGTTCCCGACTTTCTCGATTCGCTGGTGGAGTTCCAGCCGCAGCGGCATCGCGTGAACGGCATCCGTCACCTTGTCGTCTTCCCGATGTACACACAGAACGGATCGAGGCAGCGTCATGTCGAGGCGGTTCTGGTCGAGGCCATCTGGCCCGAGTTCATCGCGGAACTCGAGAGCACGGACTACGGCAATGCCCTCTTCGTCTCGCTCCGGCTGATCGACTTCACGGCGGGCTACGACACCAACTCTGCGGTGCTGTTTCCCGAGACCGTCGCGATGCGCGAGATCCCGACCTTCACGTGGGGCGGGATCTTCCAAGACCGTGAGGCTGCCCGCTATCGCCGGGTCGTGCGCGCGGCAGCTGAGATCACCAAGCTCGACCTTCCGGCCGATGCGGCGCGCATGCTGGATGACCCGGCCCTCGCCGAACGCACCTTTGTGATGTGGGATCTCATCCACGACCGCACCCATATGCGCGGAGACCTCCCCTTCGACCCGTTCATGATCAAGCAGCGGATGCCGTACTTCCTCTACGCGCTCGAGGAGTTGCGCTGCGATCTCACGGCGTTCCGCGAGAGCGTCCGAATCCACGCGCGGCTGCAGGGGCGCCGCGACGGCGGCGAGACCCTCAGCGCGACCGAGGACGAGACCCTCGAACACGCTCAACTGGTGCAGTACGCCGTGGTCTTCGACCGGATCTTCCGGTTCGCGATCACCGGGTCGCGGATGCGCAACTACGACGGACTCGGTGGACAGCTGCTGTTCGCGTGGCTGCACCAGCGCGGGGTGCTCCACTGGACCGACACCGCCCTGACCATCGACTGGGACGCGGTTCCCGCAGCCGTCGTTGCGCTGGCCGACCGCATCGACGAGCTCTACTGGGCCTCCATCGACAGGCCCAAGCCCGTGCACTGGCTGGCTGCGTACGACCTCATCCGCGAGACGCTTCCGCCGCACCCGGCCTCGCGATGGAACCGGGGGCTGCCTGACGACGTGCTCGCCGGCCCGCTGTCGGGGTATACGGATGCCGTGCTCGACGACGAGTTCCCGCTGTCGATGTTCTACGAGGCGCTCGAGAAGAAGATGCGCCCGGTGATCGCC
- a CDS encoding Lrp/AsnC family transcriptional regulator translates to MSTETAPPRLDDDTDARILRALSADARATLADLSAAVGLSVSAVQARVRRLESRGIITGYRVVVDPEAVGKPLAAFVEITPLDPAQPDTAPELLAHLEDIEACHSVAGSASYLLLVRVATPRHLESLLRDIRVAANVSTRTTVVLQTFYEHRPIAPAAVPR, encoded by the coding sequence ATGTCCACGGAAACTGCGCCCCCTCGGCTCGATGACGATACCGACGCCCGCATCCTGCGCGCCCTCTCGGCGGATGCGCGCGCGACCCTCGCCGACCTCTCGGCGGCCGTCGGGCTGTCTGTGTCCGCGGTGCAGGCACGTGTTCGTCGCCTCGAGAGCCGGGGGATCATCACGGGATACCGCGTCGTCGTCGACCCCGAGGCTGTCGGCAAGCCGCTGGCAGCGTTCGTCGAGATCACCCCGCTCGACCCCGCGCAGCCCGACACGGCACCCGAACTGCTCGCTCACCTGGAAGACATCGAGGCCTGCCACTCCGTCGCGGGTTCGGCAAGCTACCTCTTGCTCGTGCGGGTCGCGACGCCCCGTCACCTGGAGTCGCTGCTTCGCGACATCCGGGTGGCAGCCAACGTGAGCACGCGAACGACCGTGGTGCTGCAGACCTTCTACGAGCATCGTCCGATCGCACCCGCTGCTGTTCCGCGCTAG